In Lepus europaeus isolate LE1 chromosome 9, mLepTim1.pri, whole genome shotgun sequence, the following are encoded in one genomic region:
- the LMCD1 gene encoding LIM and cysteine-rich domains protein 1, with translation MAKVAKDLRAGAQKMSLGQQQAARGVACLRCKGSCSGFEPHSWRKICKSCKCSQEDHCLSSDLEDDRKIGRLLMDSKYSTLTARVKGGDGVRIYKRNRMIMTNPIATGKDPTFDTITYEWAPPGVTQKLGMQYMELIPKEKQPVTGTEGAYYRRRQLLHQLPIYDQDASRCRGLSESELPLMEEFVKQYKSDALGVGEVALPGQGGLPKEEGKQQEKPEGAEPAAPTANGSLGDPGKEVEYVCELCKGVAAADSPVVYCDRAGYDKQWHPTCFVCAQCREPLVDLIYFWKDGAPWCGRHYCQSLRPRCSGCDEIIFSEDFQRVEDLAWHRKHFVCEGCEQPLSGRAYIVTKGRLLCPTCSKSTRS, from the exons atgtccctgggccagcagcaggcGGCGAGAGGCGTGGCTTGTCTGAGATGCAAGGGGTCGTGCTCCGGCTTCGAGCCCCACTCGTGGAG GAAGATCTGCAAGTCGTGCAAGTGTAGCCAGGAGGACCATTGCCTGAGCTCCGACCTGGAGGACGACCGGAAGATCGGCCGCCTGCTCATGGACTCCAAGTACTCCACGCTCACGGCCCGCGTGAAGGGCGGCGACGGCGTCCGCATCTACAAGAGGAACCGCATGATCATGACCAACCCCATCGCCACGGGCAAGGACCCCACCTTCGACACCATCACCTACGAGTGGGCACCCCCCGGGGTCACCCAGAAACTG ggaATGCAGTACATGGAGCTCATCCCCAAGGAGAAGCAGCCCGTGACGGGCACCGAGGGCGCCTACTACCGCCGGCGCCAGCTCCTGCACCAGCTCCCCATCTACGACCAGGACGCCTCCCGCTGCCGCGGACTGTCCGAGAGCGAGCTGCCCCTCATGGAGGAGTTCGTCAAGCAGTACAAGAGCGACGCCCTGGGCGTGGGCGAAGTGGCCCTCCCCGGGCAGGGCGGCTTGCCCAAGGAAGAGGGCAAGCAGCAGGAGAAGCCCGAGGGGGCGGAGCCCGCCGCGCCCACCGCCAACGGCAGCCTGGGTGACCCGGGCAAGGAAGTGGAATAC GTCTGCGAGCTCTGCAAGGGAGTGGCGGCCGCCGACAGCCCCGTGGTCTACTGCGACAGGGCGGGATACGACAAGCAGTGGCACCCCACCTGCTTTGTGTGCGCCCAGTGCCGGGAGCCGCTGGTGGACCTCATCTACTTCTGGAAGGACGGCGCGCCCTGGTGCGGCCGCCACTACTGCCAGAGCCTGCGGCCCCGCTGCTCCGGCTGCGACGAG ATCATCTTCTCCGAGGACTTCCAGCGCGTGGAGGACCTGGCCTGGCACCGGAAGCACTTTGTCTGCGAGGGCTGCGAGCAGCCGCTGAGTGGCCGGGCCTACATCGTCACCAAGGGGCGGCTGCTGTGCCCCACCTGCAGCAAGTCCACGCGCTCCTGA